The nucleotide sequence TGGAATTTTTATAAATGATTCAGTATCTTCTAATTTGAATACAGGTATATCAGGTTGTCGAGGATGGTTTTCTAAACCATATCCCTGCGTCTCAAGGTAGGCTTCTGCGAGCTTAAAGGAAAACGAAAATTTAAATGGATTGTTGTCTGGAATACCATCGCGATCATCTAAATAAGACCCGAGAAACGTACGACGAATTCGTCCATCCTGATCTGTGGGAGCATCATTCATGCCAAATTGCTGAGCGATTATCGCTTCTGACAATTCTTTGGGTGGATCGATAGTGCGTGGTGGTAGCACTTTTTGAACGCCAATCAAATTTGGATGAGATTTGAAGAGTTCGACAAGTTGCTCTCTTCCAGGAGCATTACTTTGATCATCCAAAAAGATATTCAACCCAACCACTGCAGGGTCAGCAGATAATACAATTTTTAATAACTCAGCAATTCGTTGCTCGGTGAGTTCTGTGTGATCGTTTTGATTTATGAGTAACGTATTGCGCTCAAACAAAACGATGACGATGGCTTCGTCAGTCTCTTCTGAGAACCGATTTTGAAGCAAAAAATCGAGCGTTTGTAGCTCTAAACTGGTGAATAATCCTAGACTGCGAGTGAGTAAAACTCCGGCAATGATGGCGTAACCGATGGGCCATTTCGAAGACTTACGAGCCAGACGTTTTAATCGGCGAGTTGGTGCTTTGAAGAATGGCAGCATCGTCATTATTGGCTAGTGCTATTCAATCAGACCTTCGTCGCGGGCTTTGAGACAAGTGACGATGCGGAGATTGCGCCCTTCATTTTTAGCGTCCTCAGGAAAAATGCCCAAAACGTCGTAAATCTTACTCCAATAGTTGCGCACCATGCTTTCTGAAACGTGGAGATGCTTGGCGATCGCCCGATCTTGGTATCCCTCTTTACAGGCTAAATCCAGCGTTTCTAACCATTCCGGCTTCAGCTCCAATCCCGCCTTTAAACTACGAATATCGCGGGTGTGCGTGTAGCCTTGCAGAGCCGCCTTGAAGCGTTCAAAGGCCTTTTCCGTAGAGCTATCTTTGCTCGTAACGGTGAAGCCACCCCGATGATTATCGATGTCAGGAATGATGCGTACCAGGGCGTCGGGATAAGAGGTGTGAACCGCGATATTCAAAAAAGGATGCTGCAGCATCAGCTCCTTTAGAAACTGAATGCCCGCTTCGGTCGAGGCGCTTTCTCCCGCGCTCTGGGGCAACTGCAAGTCCAGCACCATCAAATTGGGCTCTAACCGCTGTACGGCTTCGCGCGCCTCTTGCAAAGTCGTCAGCGTTTCCAGGTCGATATTGTTGCCAAATCGCTCAAGAATACTGTGAATACCCGCCAAGGTGGTGGGATGGTCTTCGACCACGAAGATGGTGTGGCGATCGCTGCCAGGAACCGTGGAAGCAGTCATAGGCTCTCGGGAACACGGGATAAATTGCGAGGGTGGAGATGCAACCGAAGTCATGGTAAAGCTCTGAAACAGATGCAGGGCAAGGCCACTGGCTCAGGGCCGAGAGAACATATCTCTCTATAGTGGCGCGAAATGTCTGCACCCTCAATGGTGAAAACTATAGACTCCATGCCAGTAAAGTTTGAAATGAATTGATTCCCTGAGGGGCGCGGACGAATGAACGAGCCAATTTGGTGGGTGCTGTCGGGGCGCGGGCCAGCGCTTTTACCACAGGGCGCTTTCCTGAGCCCTCATTGCTGAGCCTTAGCAAAATTGCCCGCCAATATCGAATCCGTGTGATTAGCCTGCGTCATCCAGCGCCGGGGATTCGTCAGGATTGGGCGCTGCTTCAT is from Leptolyngbya iicbica LK and encodes:
- a CDS encoding response regulator, with the protein product MTASTVPGSDRHTIFVVEDHPTTLAGIHSILERFGNNIDLETLTTLQEAREAVQRLEPNLMVLDLQLPQSAGESASTEAGIQFLKELMLQHPFLNIAVHTSYPDALVRIIPDIDNHRGGFTVTSKDSSTEKAFERFKAALQGYTHTRDIRSLKAGLELKPEWLETLDLACKEGYQDRAIAKHLHVSESMVRNYWSKIYDVLGIFPEDAKNEGRNLRIVTCLKARDEGLIE